A genome region from Bradyrhizobium commune includes the following:
- a CDS encoding aspartate aminotransferase family protein has translation MSDRRLNSAEARDIAFHLHSQTNPQRHAEIGPLIMARGEGVHVYDAGGKRYLEAMAGLWCTSLGFSEQRLKAAAAAAYDKFGFYHSFNHKTPDNTVDLAEKLVEISPIPDAQAYFATSGSEATETMVKLAWVYHAVRGRPGKRKIIARDRGFHGSTIVAASMCGLPRMHREFGLPLDGFLHTHCPDAYRGSFPGESEAAFVDRLAADLEALIMAEGPDTIAGFIAEPINAGGGIVVPPKGYFAKIEAVLRRHDILVLGDEVVCGFGRTGNWFGCQTVGMTPDMVALAKGITSSYFPMSAVLLGRPIRDALAEMNKGGELFGHGFTNSGHPVGAAIALETLKIYHEMDVVPHVRRMGGRLRAGLDQIARDSRIVGQVRGEGLMIGVELVADPATRQAFGPALKVGAMFDALAIDNGLIIRAMGDTIGFCPPLIIDEAGVDEALDLFARTLLSVETRLTENRLPA, from the coding sequence GTGTCCGACAGACGACTGAATTCAGCCGAGGCGCGCGACATCGCATTCCACCTGCATTCGCAAACCAACCCTCAGCGTCATGCAGAAATCGGACCGTTGATCATGGCGCGCGGCGAGGGCGTCCATGTCTACGACGCAGGCGGCAAGCGTTATCTGGAAGCGATGGCCGGACTGTGGTGCACCTCGCTCGGCTTTTCCGAGCAGAGGCTGAAAGCGGCAGCGGCGGCGGCCTACGACAAGTTCGGCTTCTATCACAGCTTCAATCACAAGACGCCCGACAACACGGTCGACCTCGCCGAGAAGCTGGTCGAGATCTCGCCGATCCCGGATGCACAGGCCTATTTCGCCACGTCCGGCTCGGAGGCCACCGAGACGATGGTGAAGCTCGCCTGGGTCTATCACGCCGTCCGCGGCAGGCCCGGCAAGCGCAAGATCATCGCCCGCGATCGCGGTTTCCACGGCTCGACCATCGTTGCGGCGTCGATGTGCGGCCTGCCGCGCATGCACCGCGAATTCGGCCTTCCGCTCGATGGCTTCCTGCACACGCATTGCCCGGATGCCTATCGCGGCAGTTTTCCGGGCGAGAGCGAGGCCGCCTTCGTCGACCGCCTCGCCGCCGATCTCGAAGCGCTGATCATGGCCGAGGGACCCGACACCATCGCAGGCTTCATCGCCGAGCCGATCAATGCCGGCGGCGGCATCGTCGTGCCGCCCAAGGGCTACTTTGCCAAGATCGAGGCAGTGCTGCGCCGTCACGACATCCTTGTGCTTGGCGATGAGGTCGTCTGCGGTTTCGGCCGCACCGGCAATTGGTTCGGCTGCCAGACGGTCGGCATGACACCGGACATGGTGGCGCTCGCCAAGGGCATCACCTCGTCCTATTTCCCGATGTCGGCCGTGTTGCTCGGACGTCCGATCCGGGACGCGCTCGCCGAGATGAACAAAGGCGGGGAACTGTTCGGCCACGGCTTCACCAATTCCGGCCACCCGGTTGGCGCTGCGATCGCGCTCGAAACACTGAAGATCTATCACGAGATGGATGTGGTGCCGCATGTCCGCCGCATGGGCGGTCGGCTCCGCGCCGGGCTCGACCAGATCGCGCGCGACTCGCGCATCGTGGGTCAGGTGCGCGGCGAGGGTCTGATGATCGGCGTCGAGCTGGTCGCCGATCCTGCGACACGACAAGCGTTCGGTCCCGCGCTGAAGGTCGGCGCGATGTTCGACGCGCTCGCGATCGACAACGGCCTGATCATCCGCGCCATGGGCGACACCATCGGGTTCTGCCCACCGCTGATCATCGACGAAGCCGGGGTCGACGAGGCGCTCGATCTTTTCGCGCGAACCTTGCTCAGCGTCGAGACCAGGCTCACCGAGAACCGTCTACCTGCGTAA